From the Aquirufa lenticrescens genome, the window CTTCAGGTCGATTTCATTACGACGAACCTCATTATCGCTGCTAGTCTGGTAGTGGGCACGCCCCTCTTCGTGTATTTCGGGAGCTTGTCTGACCGGGTGGGTCGCAAGAAAATTATGCTGGGCGGTATGGCCCTCGCTGCGCTCGGGTACTACCCCCTTTTCTCGTGGATGTCCACGATTGTAGCCCAGGAGGGCACGATGGTCAATGGCGCGATCTTCCTGAACTGGACTGGAAAGCTTGAACTAGCTTTCATTTGCAGCTTATTAGTGACTTTCGCGGCGATGGCCTACGGCCCGATCGCCGCATTCCTCGTCGAACTTTTTCCTACCAAAATCCGCTATACCTCCCTCTCCATCCCTTATCACTTTGCTAATGGGGTGTTCGGCGGTTGCGCCCCTTTTGTGGCCACCTGGCTAGGAGCCGTCACTCATTCGAATTTTGCCGGATTGTTCTATCCCATCGCCCTAGCGGCCTTAACGGTCATCGTGGGCGTGATTTATTTACCTGAAACGAAAGGTCGAGCCCTCAGCGACTAAAATAGGACTATTCAAATAATTCGGTGGATATAATTTTAAATATTTCCATTAAATAAATTAGACTTGGCGCTAAACTAAAATGGGGGTATCTTTGTTTCTTAAAATCGTTTTTCTGAGCACCCAAATTGTGTGACTCAGGATGGCGAAGCCGTGGAGAAAAAATCGAAAAATATATAAAATAATTTAATTAGTTATAAGTATAAAGAGGTCAATAATTTAATGAAAACCAAAAAAATATTAATTACAGGAGGTGCTGGTTTTATTGGATCTAATATAGCATTTGAAATTCAAAAACGATTTCCGGAATATAAGATTGTGATATTTGATAAGTTTAATAACAGACAACGGAGAGAAAATGGCAATTTTATGTTTTTTGGAGATTATAAAAACATTTTAGGATTAAAAGCAGAAATAATTTCAGGAGACCTAGCAGTTGAATCGGATTTAAATAGTTTATTAAAGGACAAATTTGAAATTATTTTTCATCAAGGTGCTATAAGTGACACAACTGTTTTGAATCAAGAGGAAGTTTTGAAAACTAATACAATTTCATTCCATTACCTTGTAAATTATTGTTTAGTAACAGGCTGTAAGTTAATTTATGCTTCTTCAGCTGGTACTTACGGGAATACTTCTTCTCCCAATAAAGTAGGGGTAGGTGAAATACCTGAAAACATTTATGGTTATAGTAAACTTCAAATGGATGAAATAGCTAGGTCCTGCATAAACCATAACAGAGATCTACATATCATAGGTCTGAGGTATTTTAATGTATATGGTCCTGGTGAAGTTTATAAAAGAAAGACTAGTTCAATGATTTTGCAATTAGCTAAAAATGTTATTGATAAAAAACCACTCCGCCTTTTTAAATTTGGTGATCAGTGTAGAGATTTTGTTTATATTAAAGACGTTGTTGAAGCAAATATCCAAGCTATAAATGGTCAAAGTGGGATATATAATGTGGGATCTGGTAAAAATAGATCATTTAATGAAGTAGTAAGTATTTTAGGAGCTATTTTAGGACAAAAAATACAAGTAGAATATTTTGATAATCCTTTTTCTTTTTATCAAAATAATACATGTGCTGATTTAAGTGAAACTATAAATGGTATTGGATATAATCCAAAATATACTTTAGAGATGGGAATGAGTGAGTATATTAAAGAAATACAAGAATATTCAGATATTAAATGGAAATCTTTTAATGAATAAAATCAATCCTAAAATTTTAGTTGTTGGCGATATAATATTGGATCATTATTTATCGGGTGATACAAATCGAATTTCGCCAGAAGCGCCAGTGCCTATTGTAGAATTTACTGAAGAAAAATGGGTTTTGGGCGGTGCTGCTAATGTCGCGAACAATCTTAATTCAATTGGAGCAGATGTGACATTATCAGGAATAATTGGAGATGATGAAAATGGGGATATTGTAAGAAAAATATTAATTCACAAAGGAATTAATGAGCAATTTATTAGTTCAAAAAGTAGGAGAACTACGATTAAAACTAGAGTAATCTCAGAGAATCACCAGTTATTGAGAATTGATAAAGAAGATCGGTTTTCAATTAATAAATACGAAGAAATTGAACTTATTGAAAAATTTAGTTTAAATATCAATGAGTTTGATTGTGTTATTATTTCAGACTACAATAAAGGATTATTAACAAATACCTTTATTAAAACAATCATAGACCTTTCACATAAAAGTAAAATTAAAGTTTTTATTGATCCTAAGCAACCTCCATTTGCTAAATATTCCGGCGCATATTTAGTAAAGCCAAATAGAAAAGAGGCAATGCAAGAAACGGGAATATTTATTGACAATGAAAAATCATTCTCAATTGTTGCTAATCAAATCCAGGAATCCACAAATTGCGAAGCGGTTGTTATTACATTATCAGAGGATGGAGTAGGATTATTTGAGAAAGGGAAAACAAAAATATTGCCTACTAAAGCGAAGGAAATTTTTGATGTAACAGGTGCTGGAGACACTTTTATAGCAACACTTGTATACTCAATGGCAAGAGGAAAGTCTTTAGAGGAGTCATGCGAAATTGCAAATTTTGCATCTGGAATAGTTGTGGGTAAACATGGTTGTGTGCCAATAGAATATAAGGAAATTGAAGCTAAATTTTAGATCATATGATAAATCAAATTATAAATATTTTCGAAGAACATATTGAAGTTGCAAAAACTACTAAAGAGCATCTTAATGGAGTTATTTTAGAAGCATGTGAAATAATAAATAGTGCAATAGTAAGAGGTAGTAAAATAATTCTTTGTGGAAATGGAGGCAGTGCTGCTGATGCTCAGCATATTGCGGCTGAATTTACTGGTAGATTCGTAAAAGAAAGAAAAGCTTTAGCTGCCATTTCATTAACTACCGATACGTCTGCTTTAACAGCAATTGGGAATGATTATGGCTTTGACAAAATATTCGAAAGACAAGTTGAAGCAATAGCCTTGCCTGGAGATATTTTAATTGGGATTTCTACTAGTGGGAATAGCCAAAATGTGGTAAATGCTATAAAAAAAGCAAATGATATTGGTTGCATTACTATAGGATTATCAGGTAATGAAGGTGGCGAATTATCACGAATTTGTGTTTCTAATATTGTTATTCCTAGTTCTAAAACTGCTAGAATTCAGGAAATGCATATTTTAGTCGGCCATATTTTTTGTGATTATGTAGACCAAAATTTTTAAAATATTTACCAATGAATATTGTTATTATAGGTACAGGTTATGTAGGATTAGTTACAGGAACATGTTTTGCAGAAACGGGAAATAAAGTTACCTGTGTTGATATAGATCAAGATAAGGTAGATAAATTAAGTTCTGGCGAAATTACAATTTATGAGCCGGGATTAGAGAAAATGTTTTTAAGAAATCTTAGGGAAAGTCGTTTAATGTTTACGACATCCTTAGGAGATGTGGTAGACAATGCGGAGATTATTTTTTTAGCTTTGCCAACCCCACCAGGGTCAGATGGAAGTGCGGATTTAAAATATGTATTAAGTGTTGCAGACGAATTAGGAAAAGTTCTAAATGGATATAAAGTAATTGTAAATAAAAGTACAGTTCCAGTTGGTACAGCAGATAAAGTACGTGCTGCAATAGCGTTAAACTACAAAGGGGAATTTGATGTAGTTAGTAACCCTGAGTTTTTACGAGAAGGCGTAGCAGTAGATGATTTTATGAAGCCCGATAGAGTAGTGGTTGGGACAAGCTCAGAAATAGCAAAGGAATTAATTAATACTCTATACAAACCTTTCGTGCGACAAGGGAATCCTATAATTTTTATGGATGAGCGTAGTTCTGAATTAACAAAATATGCAGCTAATTCATTCTTAGCCACTAAGATCTCGTTCATGAACGAAATCGCCTTATTATGTGAGCGATTGGGTGCCGATGTTGATTACGTTAGAAGAGGCATAGGTTCAGATGACCGTATTGGTAAAAGGTTTTTATTCCCAGGTATAGGTTATGGAGGATCATGTTTCCCTAAAGATGTGCAGGCTTTAATTAAGTCATCAGAAGCGGTAAATTATAAATTTGAGATTTTAAAAGCAGTTGAGGAAGTTAATTCCAATCAGAAACTATACTTAGTTGAGAAAATTAAAATTCATTTCAACAATAACTTAGAAGGAAAACATTTTGCACTATGGGGATTGGCGTTTAAGCCCAATACTGATGATATAAGGGAGGCTCCAGCGTTAAGTATTATAGCTGCCTTGACTAAATTAGGAGCTACTGTAAGAGCATATGATCCCGAAGCTATGCCTAATGCGAAAGCATTGATAGGCGACCAGATACAGTATGCAAATAATCAATACCATGCTTTAGAGAATTCGGATGCATTAATTATAGCGACTGAGTGGAGTGAATTTAGGACCCCAGACTTTGAACGAATGGGAAAACTAATGACAAATGGAAAAAATATTTTTGATGGTCGTAATTTATTTGATGTAAACCAAGTAGAGGAGTACGGCTTTTTGTATAAAAGTATCGGCCGTTAATAAAATTAAATAAATGAAGAAAGCAATTATTACAGGCATAACTGGTCAAGATGGGGCATATCTGGCTGAATTTTTATTAAAAAAAGATTATGAAGTACATGGTATTAAAAGGAGATCATCCTTATTTAATACTCAAAGAATTGACCATCTCTATGAGGATCCTCACACGCCACATAGGCATTTGCATTTACATTATGGCGACCTGACAGATAGTACTAATTTAATACGGATTATTCAAGAAGTTCAACCAGATGAAATTTACAATTTAGCTGCTATGAGCCATGTTCATGTAAGTTTTGAGGAGCCTGAATATACTGCTAATGCTGATGGAATAGGTACTCTAAGGATTTTGGAAGCTGTTCGCTTACTTGGCTTATCTAATAAAACAAAAATATATCAAGCATCTACTTCAGAATTATATGGTTTAGTTCAAGCAGTTCCTCAATCCGAAACCACTCCTTTCTATCCTAGGTCCCCTTATGCTGTAGCGAAATTATATGCCTACTGGATTACAGTAAATTATAGAGAAGCATATAATATGTTTGCGTGTAATGGGATATTATTTAATCATGAATCACCTCAGAGAGGAGAAACATTTGTAACAAGAAAAATTACTAGAGCAACTGCAAAAATTGCTTTAGGTTTAGAGAGTTGTCTGTATTTAGGAAATTTAGATGCTAAAAGAGATTGGGGGCATGCAAAAGATTATATTGAAGGGATGTACTTAATTTTACAACAAGATAAACCAGAAGATTTTGTTTTAGCAACAGGAATTACTACAACTATTCGCGATTTTGTTAAAATGAGTTTTGCTGAATTGGGCATAGAATTAGGATTTAGAGGAAAAGATCAAGCAGAAGAGGGTTTTATAGTTAGCAACTCAGGTAATTATAATTTGGAAGAGGGTAAAGTAGTTGTTAAGGTGGATCCTAAATACTTTAGACCTACCGAGGTGGATTTATTAATTGGAGATCCAACGAAGGCAATGACAAAATTGGGGTGGTTACCAAAGTATAATTTAGATACACTCGTAAAGGAAATGATGGAAAGTGATATTTTATTGTTCAAAAAGGAGTTGCAGATTAAAAGAAACATTTAATTAAAAGGTTAAAAATGTTTTAATTATAGATTTAAATCCAATTAATAAGTTTTTCTATAATTATATTGGATAAAATATAGTATTAATGGAAATTATAAGTCATCGTGGATATTGGAAAAATGTTAGTGAGAAAAATATGCCGATAGCATTTACAAGAAGTTTTGAACTAGGTTTTGGTACAGAAACAGATTTGAGAGATTTTGATGGAGATATTGTAATATCCCATGATATTCCGGATAAAGATTCTATATCATTAAGGACTTTTTTTGAGAGTTATAAACAAACAGACAATTCTACAACTTTAGCATTAAATGTAAAATCAGATGGGTTACAAAAAAAATTAAAATTGTATTTAAACTATTTTGAGATAAAGAATTATTTTGTCTTCGACATGTCAATCCCTGATACTATTGCATATAAAGAGCATGATATAAATTTTTTCAGTAGACAAAGCGAATTTGAATCTTTGCCAGTGTTTTATGAGAATTGTAAGGGAGTTTGGTTGGACGCCTTTGATGGAATTTGGTATGATAAAGAATTGATTTTGGAGCATCTGAAAAACGATAAAAAAGTGGCAATTGTTTCACCGGAATTACACAAAAGAGATATGTATGAATTTTGGGA encodes:
- the rfaD gene encoding ADP-glyceromanno-heptose 6-epimerase, yielding MKTKKILITGGAGFIGSNIAFEIQKRFPEYKIVIFDKFNNRQRRENGNFMFFGDYKNILGLKAEIISGDLAVESDLNSLLKDKFEIIFHQGAISDTTVLNQEEVLKTNTISFHYLVNYCLVTGCKLIYASSAGTYGNTSSPNKVGVGEIPENIYGYSKLQMDEIARSCINHNRDLHIIGLRYFNVYGPGEVYKRKTSSMILQLAKNVIDKKPLRLFKFGDQCRDFVYIKDVVEANIQAINGQSGIYNVGSGKNRSFNEVVSILGAILGQKIQVEYFDNPFSFYQNNTCADLSETINGIGYNPKYTLEMGMSEYIKEIQEYSDIKWKSFNE
- the rfaE1 gene encoding D-glycero-beta-D-manno-heptose-7-phosphate kinase; amino-acid sequence: MNKINPKILVVGDIILDHYLSGDTNRISPEAPVPIVEFTEEKWVLGGAANVANNLNSIGADVTLSGIIGDDENGDIVRKILIHKGINEQFISSKSRRTTIKTRVISENHQLLRIDKEDRFSINKYEEIELIEKFSLNINEFDCVIISDYNKGLLTNTFIKTIIDLSHKSKIKVFIDPKQPPFAKYSGAYLVKPNRKEAMQETGIFIDNEKSFSIVANQIQESTNCEAVVITLSEDGVGLFEKGKTKILPTKAKEIFDVTGAGDTFIATLVYSMARGKSLEESCEIANFASGIVVGKHGCVPIEYKEIEAKF
- a CDS encoding D-sedoheptulose-7-phosphate isomerase, with product MINQIINIFEEHIEVAKTTKEHLNGVILEACEIINSAIVRGSKIILCGNGGSAADAQHIAAEFTGRFVKERKALAAISLTTDTSALTAIGNDYGFDKIFERQVEAIALPGDILIGISTSGNSQNVVNAIKKANDIGCITIGLSGNEGGELSRICVSNIVIPSSKTARIQEMHILVGHIFCDYVDQNF
- a CDS encoding UDP-glucose dehydrogenase family protein, with amino-acid sequence MNIVIIGTGYVGLVTGTCFAETGNKVTCVDIDQDKVDKLSSGEITIYEPGLEKMFLRNLRESRLMFTTSLGDVVDNAEIIFLALPTPPGSDGSADLKYVLSVADELGKVLNGYKVIVNKSTVPVGTADKVRAAIALNYKGEFDVVSNPEFLREGVAVDDFMKPDRVVVGTSSEIAKELINTLYKPFVRQGNPIIFMDERSSELTKYAANSFLATKISFMNEIALLCERLGADVDYVRRGIGSDDRIGKRFLFPGIGYGGSCFPKDVQALIKSSEAVNYKFEILKAVEEVNSNQKLYLVEKIKIHFNNNLEGKHFALWGLAFKPNTDDIREAPALSIIAALTKLGATVRAYDPEAMPNAKALIGDQIQYANNQYHALENSDALIIATEWSEFRTPDFERMGKLMTNGKNIFDGRNLFDVNQVEEYGFLYKSIGR
- the gmd gene encoding GDP-mannose 4,6-dehydratase — protein: MKKAIITGITGQDGAYLAEFLLKKDYEVHGIKRRSSLFNTQRIDHLYEDPHTPHRHLHLHYGDLTDSTNLIRIIQEVQPDEIYNLAAMSHVHVSFEEPEYTANADGIGTLRILEAVRLLGLSNKTKIYQASTSELYGLVQAVPQSETTPFYPRSPYAVAKLYAYWITVNYREAYNMFACNGILFNHESPQRGETFVTRKITRATAKIALGLESCLYLGNLDAKRDWGHAKDYIEGMYLILQQDKPEDFVLATGITTTIRDFVKMSFAELGIELGFRGKDQAEEGFIVSNSGNYNLEEGKVVVKVDPKYFRPTEVDLLIGDPTKAMTKLGWLPKYNLDTLVKEMMESDILLFKKELQIKRNI
- a CDS encoding PI-PLC domain-containing protein, giving the protein MEIISHRGYWKNVSEKNMPIAFTRSFELGFGTETDLRDFDGDIVISHDIPDKDSISLRTFFESYKQTDNSTTLALNVKSDGLQKKLKLYLNYFEIKNYFVFDMSIPDTIAYKEHDINFFSRQSEFESLPVFYENCKGVWLDAFDGIWYDKELILEHLKNDKKVAIVSPELHKRDMYEFWEMLRNTQINLLSGVILCTDFPEEAKNYFN